The Helianthus annuus cultivar XRQ/B chromosome 16, HanXRQr2.0-SUNRISE, whole genome shotgun sequence genome includes a window with the following:
- the LOC110922810 gene encoding amino acid permease 6, whose translation MEKGDSNELYDDDGRIKRTGSLMSASAHIITAVIGSGVLSLAWCFGQLGWIAGTASLVIFAVITWFTCILLSDCYRSPDPVTGTRNYTYMQAVKANLGGLHYKFCGMAQYGILIGATIGYTITAAISMAAIKRSNCFHTKGHHNESCHTLNNSYLIMFAIIEIVLSQIPNFHKLTLVSILATIMSFTYATIGIGLSIAKIAESGHPRTSLTGIPVGKDMPSVEKMWTTFSAIGDIAFAYSFCPVLLEIQDTLRSSPPENKVMKTASTVGVSTSTLFYMICGTLGYAAFGNDAPGNYLTGFGFYEPFWLIDFGNLCIVIHLLGAYQVFIQPFFAFVECWSNEKWPENKFIRKEYLVGKLRVSIFRLTWRSAYVGLVTLVAMIFPFFNSFLGLIGATTFWPLTVYFPIEMYISKAKIKKNCWTWVWMKVLSFTCLIVSLVAAAGSIRGLVVSVESFKLFHSVS comes from the exons ATGGAAAAAGGAGATTCCAATGAACTATACGATGACGACGGCCGAATTAAAAGGACAG GGAGCTTAATGAGTGCaagtgcacacataataacagcGGTTATAGGATCAGGAGTGTTGTCACTGGCATGGTGTTTTGGTCAACTGGGTTGGATTGCTGGGACTGCTTCTCTTGTGATTTTTGCGGTCATCACTTGGTTCACATGCATCTTGCTTTCAGACTGTTACAGGTCTCCTGATCCTGTCACTGGTACCCGAAACTACACTTACATGCAAGCTGTCAAAGCTAATCTAG GGGGACTTCATTACAAATTTTGTGGAATGGCTCAATACGGGATCCTTATCGGAGCAACCATAGGTTACACCATCACCGCTGCCATATCCATGGC GGCAATCAAACGGTCAAACTGTTTTCATACGAAGGGCCACCATAACGAGTCATGTCACACGTTAAACAACTCGTATTTAATTATGTTTGCCATTATTGAAATTGTTTTAAGCCAGATCCCAAACTTTCACAAGCTCACACTCGTTTCCATCTTGGCAACCATCATGTCTTTCACCTATGCTACAATTGGCATCGGTCTCTCCATCGCCAAAATTGCAG AAAGTGGGCACCCCAGAACAAGCCTAACAGGAATACCAGTTGGGAAAGACATGCCAAGTGTTGAGAAAATGTGGACAACTTTTTCGGCCATTGGAGATATTGcttttgcctattctttctgtcCAGTTCTCCTTGAGATACAGGACACACTAAGATCAAGTCCTCcagaaaacaaagtgatgaaaacGGCATCTACCGTTGGGGTCTCCACTTCTACCTTATTCTACATGATATGTGGAACCCTCGGTTATGCAGCATTCGGTAACGATGCACCTGGGAATTATTTAACTGGCTTTGGATTTTATGAGCCTTTTTGGCTCATCGACTTTGGTAACCTGTGTATTGTAATTCATCTTCTTGGAGCTTATCAG GTGTTTATCCAACCATTCTTTGCATTTGTGGAATGCTGGAGCAATGAAAAATGGCCTGAAAACAAATTCATAAGAAAAGAATACTTGGTAGGTAAATTGAGGGTCAGCATATTCAGGCTGACATGGAGGTCAGCATATGTGGGTCTAGTGACACTAGTGGCCATGATATTTCCATTTTTCAATAGTTTTCTTGGGCTTATTGGTGCCACTACATTCTGGCCATTAACGGTGTATTTCCCTATAGAGATGTATATTTCAAAAGCCAAGATTAAAAAGAATTGTTGGACATGGGTTTGGATGAAGGTATTAAGCTTCACGTGTTTAATCGTATCACTCGTTGCTGCTGCTGGATCTATCAGAGGCCTTGTTGTGTCAGTCGAGTCGTTTAAGCTTTTCCATTCAGTATCTTAA